One region of Chromatiales bacterium genomic DNA includes:
- a CDS encoding ABC transporter ATP-binding protein: MSNSAPDHKHETIVQARALGYQVRGPTGVLTILDGVDLDVHAGESVAITGASGAGKSTLLGLLAGLDRATGGSVTLFGSELTGLDEDARAKLRRGRVGFVFQDFQLVETLTALENVALPLDLAGTPDAMGRARAALERLGLAARARHRPAELSGGEQQRVALARAFVTEPAVLFADEPTGNLDRVSAAEVSAQMFDLVRAHGSALLLVTHNAELAGHCDRTCHLHDGRIAVDADA, from the coding sequence ATGTCGAACTCCGCTCCGGACCACAAACACGAAACCATAGTGCAGGCACGCGCGCTCGGCTACCAGGTGCGCGGCCCGACCGGGGTGCTGACCATCCTCGACGGCGTGGATCTGGACGTGCATGCGGGCGAGTCCGTGGCGATCACCGGGGCCTCCGGCGCCGGCAAGTCCACGCTGCTCGGCCTGCTCGCGGGGCTGGATCGCGCGACGGGCGGCTCAGTCACGCTGTTCGGCAGCGAACTCACCGGTCTGGACGAGGACGCGCGGGCCAAGCTGCGGCGCGGCCGTGTCGGTTTCGTGTTTCAGGATTTTCAGCTCGTCGAGACGCTGACGGCGCTGGAGAACGTCGCGCTGCCGCTGGACCTCGCCGGCACGCCGGACGCGATGGGTCGCGCGCGCGCAGCGCTCGAACGCCTCGGGCTCGCCGCACGGGCGCGGCATCGGCCGGCCGAGCTTTCCGGCGGCGAGCAGCAGCGTGTCGCGCTGGCGCGGGCCTTCGTAACCGAGCCCGCCGTGCTGTTCGCCGACGAGCCGACCGGCAATCTCGACCGGGTCAGCGCCGCCGAAGTCAGCGCGCAGATGTTCGACCTCGTGCGGGCCCACGGCAGCGCACTGCTGCTGGTCACCCACAACGCGGAATTGGCGGGGCATTGCGACCGGACCTGCCACCTGCACGACGGACGCATCGCCGTGGACGCCGATGCGTGA
- a CDS encoding arylesterase has product MRNRRARWRLVWFAALLLGAADAMAQRPVLLVLGDSLSAGYGLADLNDSWVALLAGALHQRNPPWDTVNASISGETTSAALDRVTETLIVEAPTVVLIALGANDGLRGLPPAGLSERLQSLARFAKAAGATPVIAGVRLPLNYGPVYAEKFAQAFRDAATAEDAALIENLLEGVDEKRGLFQDDGLHPATAAQPVIAKHMGAALAPVLDQTSSAAP; this is encoded by the coding sequence ATGCGCAATCGCAGGGCTCGGTGGCGGCTCGTCTGGTTCGCCGCGTTGCTGTTGGGTGCCGCTGACGCGATGGCACAGCGGCCGGTGTTGCTGGTGCTCGGTGATTCACTGAGCGCGGGCTATGGCCTGGCCGATCTTAACGACTCGTGGGTCGCGCTGCTGGCCGGCGCACTGCACCAGCGCAACCCACCCTGGGACACCGTCAACGCGTCCATCAGCGGCGAGACCACCAGCGCTGCGCTGGATCGTGTGACCGAAACCCTGATCGTCGAAGCCCCGACCGTCGTACTCATCGCACTCGGCGCCAACGACGGCCTGCGTGGTCTGCCGCCCGCGGGCCTCAGCGAACGCCTGCAATCACTCGCGCGTTTCGCGAAGGCCGCCGGCGCCACACCCGTCATCGCCGGCGTGCGTCTGCCGTTGAACTATGGCCCCGTGTATGCGGAAAAGTTCGCCCAGGCGTTTCGCGATGCCGCAACGGCCGAGGACGCGGCGCTGATCGAAAACCTGCTGGAAGGCGTGGACGAAAAGCGCGGCCTGTTCCAGGACGACGGCCTGCATCCCGCCACGGCCGCACAACCCGTCATCGCGAAACACATGGGCGCGGCGCTGGCACCGGTGCTCGATCAAACCAGCTCAGCGGCCCCATGA
- a CDS encoding ATP-dependent endonuclease codes for MRISRVEISNFRALRTIAVPMTQFSVLLGENDVGKTSFLYAIENFFVAKKLSDPKDWYKRDTNNDIRITITFSDIPDDESLNDLKRSDETIIVNRIFAFNKPPETKVILDDNSAITIAKPIAARWFSNDNFHFIPVRRDLSVQFSMNKTAMLGKLLRAKMKQAIVNAGAETPLQEVARILQEAVDEPRETMEAFLKEQLSNETVKLGFDDLEIDPTEGVKFAVTLSDDRVESIEIQDRGAGTQNNLIIALFRLLATSNLEAEFIFAMEEPENSLHPKAQRQLLSVIQEISKSTQVIVTTHSPVFIDRSQFESNILLTRTTAGNTVAKVFDSEDLPSIRTDLGIRASDALLKGGGNCAILVEGSTEEDGFPTFMEMLGLSEFELGIAIINMGGSDFPKAHGIVKLLGGYDIPCVVVLDRDAYKTADDLNRIKGDQLPNLREVYCLQNGTIEDYYPPSVVAEIINRTLSPSTEVQEHELNGDWSGQDRLNAYKRIMHEHEAGSSIEYLKRALGGQGTKILQEQKCDVPDEIKLILERVAEIARDG; via the coding sequence GTGCGAATAAGTCGCGTTGAAATATCAAACTTCAGGGCACTGCGAACAATCGCAGTGCCTATGACACAATTTAGCGTGCTTCTTGGTGAAAATGATGTTGGGAAAACGTCATTCCTATACGCAATCGAAAACTTTTTCGTTGCTAAGAAACTGAGCGATCCAAAGGACTGGTACAAAAGAGACACGAATAACGATATAAGGATCACCATCACTTTCTCGGACATCCCTGATGATGAATCCCTGAATGATCTGAAAAGAAGTGACGAAACAATTATCGTTAATCGGATCTTTGCTTTTAATAAGCCACCGGAAACGAAAGTCATACTGGACGACAATTCGGCAATAACCATTGCAAAACCTATTGCAGCCAGATGGTTTTCCAATGATAACTTTCACTTCATACCTGTAAGACGGGACTTGTCAGTCCAGTTTTCTATGAATAAGACCGCCATGCTCGGAAAATTGCTTCGCGCCAAGATGAAGCAGGCAATTGTAAACGCCGGTGCTGAAACACCACTACAGGAAGTTGCGAGAATACTCCAAGAGGCTGTCGACGAACCACGAGAAACGATGGAAGCGTTTCTCAAAGAACAATTGAGCAACGAAACAGTAAAACTGGGGTTTGATGATCTAGAAATTGATCCTACTGAAGGAGTTAAATTTGCAGTCACTCTTTCAGATGACCGAGTTGAGAGTATAGAAATTCAAGACCGTGGCGCCGGTACGCAGAATAATCTAATAATTGCATTGTTTCGGTTACTTGCTACTTCAAACTTAGAAGCAGAGTTCATTTTCGCAATGGAGGAACCTGAAAATAGTCTTCACCCAAAAGCTCAGCGCCAGCTTTTGAGCGTGATTCAAGAGATTAGTAAATCCACACAAGTGATCGTTACAACGCACTCCCCAGTATTTATTGATCGTAGCCAGTTTGAAAGTAATATTTTGCTTACTCGTACTACAGCAGGAAACACAGTTGCAAAGGTCTTTGATTCAGAAGACCTACCTTCAATTAGAACGGATTTAGGAATTCGAGCCTCGGATGCTCTTCTAAAAGGTGGCGGCAACTGCGCTATCCTCGTGGAAGGTTCCACTGAGGAAGACGGATTCCCAACATTTATGGAAATGCTCGGCCTCAGCGAGTTCGAGTTAGGTATTGCCATTATTAATATGGGTGGTTCCGATTTCCCCAAAGCTCATGGCATCGTGAAACTTCTTGGCGGTTACGACATCCCATGCGTGGTGGTTCTGGATAGAGATGCATATAAAACCGCAGACGATCTCAACAGGATTAAAGGAGATCAACTTCCAAACCTCAGAGAAGTTTACTGTCTTCAGAATGGAACCATCGAAGATTACTACCCGCCAAGCGTCGTAGCTGAAATCATCAACCGCACCTTGTCGCCGAGTACCGAAGTTCAAGAACATGAATTGAACGGAGACTGGTCCGGCCAAGACCGACTAAATGCATATAAACGCATCATGCATGAGCACGAGGCAGGGAGTTCTATCGAGTATTTAAAAAGAGCCCTTGGTGGCCAAGGTACTAAAATTCTTCAAGAGCAAAAATGTGATGTCCCCGACGAGATCAAGTTAATTCTTGAACGTGTAGCTGAAATAGCGAGAGATGGCTGA
- a CDS encoding type II toxin-antitoxin system Phd/YefM family antitoxin — translation MATLTASEARANLYRLIDQAAESHQPIHIAGKRTSAVLLSTEDWEAIQETLYLLSVPGMRESIKEGMAEPLGRSAKELKW, via the coding sequence ATGGCCACCCTGACTGCCAGCGAGGCACGCGCCAACCTGTATCGGCTCATTGACCAGGCCGCCGAGTCACATCAGCCGATTCATATCGCTGGAAAGCGGACCAGCGCCGTCCTCCTTTCGACTGAAGACTGGGAGGCGATTCAGGAAACGCTATACCTCCTTTCCGTTCCGGGCATGCGGGAGTCCATCAAGGAGGGCATGGCCGAGCCCCTTGGCAGAAGCGCCAAGGAGCTTAAGTGGTAG
- a CDS encoding Txe/YoeB family addiction module toxin: MVGWRIVYSKHAKKDATKLAAAGLKAKTLELLAVLAADPFQTPPPYEKLVGDLAGAYSRRINIQHRLVYEVFPKERVVRVLRMWTHYE, translated from the coding sequence GTGGTAGGGTGGCGGATCGTCTATTCCAAGCACGCCAAGAAGGATGCAACAAAACTTGCGGCTGCGGGCCTGAAAGCCAAAACGTTGGAACTACTGGCGGTCCTGGCTGCCGACCCATTCCAAACCCCACCGCCCTACGAGAAGCTGGTCGGCGACCTGGCTGGCGCATATTCGCGGCGCATCAATATTCAGCACCGTTTGGTTTATGAGGTCTTTCCGAAAGAACGGGTCGTTCGAGTGCTGCGCATGTGGACGCACTATGAATGA